Proteins encoded in a region of the Quercus lobata isolate SW786 chromosome 8, ValleyOak3.0 Primary Assembly, whole genome shotgun sequence genome:
- the LOC115958045 gene encoding heat shock cognate 70 kDa protein-like has translation MANHREGPAIGIDLGTTYSCVAVWKNERVEIIVNDQGNRTTPSYVAFTPMQRLVGDAAKNQVARNPTNSVFDAKRLIGRRFSDPLVQSDINLWPFKVIEGPSDKPMIVVNYKGEEKCFAAEEISSMVLQKMREMAEAYLGTTVKNAVVTVPAYFNDSQPKATRDAGGIAGLNVLRIINEPTAAALAYGLEKSGCIGKKNVLIFDVGGGTVDVSLLTIEKGVFEVKAVAGDTHLGGEDFDNRMLKHFVEIFKRQHKVDISGDSRALRRLRTACENAKRILSSAIETTIEVDCLYNGIDFFSTINCAKFAELNMDLFRKCIEPVEKCLADAKMDKSCVHDVVLTGGSSRIPKVQQLLQDFFDGKELCKSINPDEAVAYGAAVQAAILTGRGNKKIQDIILFDVTPLSLGIETHGQVMSVLIPRNTTIPTKEHEYQTMMDNQLNMRISVYEGERARSTDNNLLGKFDLCGIPPAPRGAGKVIVCFDLDINGILNVSATEKTTGVKRKITITNDKWRLSNEEVERMVQDAKRYKAEDNYHMKKVKAKLDLANYAYDMKNAVNDENICAKLSPAVQKEIKDAVEQVIQWSLDDSKVMYLKPYQDKLKWLKSICSPIQQKR, from the exons ATGGCCAACCATAGAGAGGGTCCGGCGATTGGGATCGATCTGGGTACAACTTACTCGTGCGTGGCAGTGTGGAAAAATGAAAGAGTAGAGATAATAGTGAATGATCAAGGTAACAGGACCACTCCCTCCTATGTTGCTTTCACTCCGATGCAGCGCTTGGTAGGTGATGCCGCCAAGAACCAGGTCGCCAGGAACCCCACCAACTCCGTTTTCG ATGCAAAACGGTTGATTGGTAGGAGATTTAGTGATCCCTTGGTTCAAAGCGATATCAACCTTTGGCCATTTAAGGTCATTGAAGGTCCTAGTGATAAGCCTATGATTGTGGTCAACTATAAGGGTGAAGAGAAGTGTTTTGCTGCTGAGGAAATCTCATCTATGGTGCTTCAAAAGATGCGTGAGATGGCTGAAGCCTACCTGGGCACAACTGTGAAGAATGCGGTTGTTACTGTCCCTGCCTACTTCAATGACTCCCAACCCAAGGCCACAAGGGATGCTGGAGGAATTGCAGGCTTGAATGTCCTTCGTATAATCAATGAACCAACTGCTGCAGCCCTTGCATATGGTCTTGAGAAGTCTGGCTGCATTGGCAAGAAAAATGTGTTGATTTTTGATGTTGGTGGTGGTACTGTTGATGTCTCACTACTTACCATTGAGAAGGGTGTCTTCGAAGTGAAGGCCGTTGCTGGAGATACTCACCTTGGAGGTGAGGACTTTGATAACAGAATGTTAAAGCACTTTGTTGAAATATTTAAGAGGCAGCACAAGGTGGATATTAGTGGAGATTCCAGAGCTCTTAGAAGGTTAAGAACTGCTTGTGAGAATGCAAAGAGGATTCTTTCTTCTGCAATTGAGACTACCATTGAAGTTGATTGTTTATATAATGGTATTGATTTCTTTTCAACTATTAACTGTGCCAAATTTGCGGAACTCAACATGGATTTGTTCAGGAAGTGTATCGAGCCTGTGGAAAAGTGTTTGGCCGATGCTAAGATGGACAAGAGTTGCGTCCATGATGTTGTTCTCACGGGTGGTTCTTCCAGAATCCCCAAGGTGCAGCAGCTGTTACAGGACTTCTTTGATGGGAAGGAGCTCTGCAAGAGCATAAATCCAGATGAGGCTGTGGCTTATGGAGCTGCTGTTCAAGCTGCAATCTTAACTGGAAGGGGtaataagaaaattcaagacATTATACTCTTTGATGTCACCCCTCTGTCCCTTGGTATAGAGACTCATGGACAGGTGATGTCTGTTTTGATTCCAAGGAATACCACCATTCCCACCAAGGAGCATGAATACCAAACCATGATGGACAACCAGCTTAATATGAGAATTTCAGTTTATGAGGGTGAAAGAGCAAGATCCACTGATAACAACTTGCTGGGAAAATTTGATCTTTGTGGCATTCCTCCAGCACCCAGGGGTGCTGGAAAGGTAATAGTTTGTTTTGATCTTGACATCAATGGTATCTTGAATGTTTCTGCAACAGAGAAGACCACTGGTGTGAAAAGGAAGATCACTATTACCAATGATAAATGGAGACTGTCCAATGAAGAGGTTGAGAGGATGGTCCAGGATGCGAAGAGATACAAGGCTGAAGATAACTATCACATGAAGAAGGTTAAGGCTAAGTTAGATTTAGCGAACTATGCCTATGACATGAAGAATGCTGTCAATGATGAGAATATTTGTGCGAAGCTTAGCCCTGCAGTTCAGAAAGAGATTAAAGATGCTGTTGAACAGGTGATTCAATGGTCATTAGATGACAGCAAGGTCATGTATTTAAAACCATATCAGGACAAGTTGAAATGGCTCAAGAGTATTTGCAGTCCCATTCAACAAAAAAGGTAA